The genomic window TTTTTTAGCTTTTTTCGAGGTGATGTGAGCTTTTACACCAATAAGCTATCTCATAGGCTATTTGTTGATTAAAGATGAGTCTGCTTAGATGTAGTGGAAGTTCCTTTCCATGTCTTTAAGACTACCTATTAATGATTCGTACAAACCGCAATAACTTTGTTTTGGCGACTGTGGTGGCTATTGGTGGCGCGATCGCCTGCATCCCATCTTTGGCGATCGCTATTTCTACACCAGCACCAACTCATACACCAAAGTCTTTACCAAGATCCGTTTCTAGCCGCCAACTAGCACAATCTACAATCAACACCGCATCTGTAGAGGCGGCGGTATTTCAACAAATTAACGAATTCCGCACTTCTCAAGGTTTACCAGCCTTAACTCGTAATTCTGCGATGGATAATCAAGCTAGAATCCATAGTCAGAATATGGCTAAGGGTAGTATCCCATTTGGTCATTATGGTTTTTCATCCCGAATTCAGGCGAGTGGTATTTCTTACCAAGGTGCGGCGGAAAATGTGGCTAAAAATCGCGGATATAGTGATCCGGCTACCCAAGGTGTACAAGGTTGGTTGAGAAGTTCGGGACACCTCAATAATATTAGAGGTAACTACAACCTGACAGGTATTGGTGTAGCAGTAAACAGCAAAGGCGAAGTGTACTTAACACAAATCTTTGCTCGTACATCAAGTCAAACTTCCACACCAAATCCTTCCCAGGGTTCAGGTAATACAATCAATACAACATCTGTAGAGACGGCGGTATTTCAGCAAATTAACAAATTCCGCACTTCTCAAGGTTTACCAGCCTTAACTCGTAATTCTGCTATAGATGATCAAGCCAGAATCCACAGTCAGAATATGGCTAAGGGTAGTATCCCATTTGGTCATTACGGTTTTTCATCCCGAATTCAGGCGAGTGGTATTTCTTACCAAGGTGCGGCGGAAAATGTGGCTAAAAATCGCGGATATAGTGATCCGGCTTCCCAAGCTGTACAAGGCTGGTTGAGAAGTTCAGGACACCTCAACAATATTAGAGGTAAATACAACCTGACAGGTATTGGTGTCGCAGTAAACAGCAAAGGCGAAGTTTACCTAACACAAATATTCCTCTACAAAAAGTAGGAATTATTGGTTGATTCTGCGGCAACAAGTATATTCTGAAGTTACCTAAGTAGAACGGCGTAAATAATTAAAGGTTTGTAGTAAAGACTTTAGTCTGAAAAGAAGGACTAAAGTCCTTACTACGAACTTGATTACAATAACTTCAGATAGTTAGGTTTATTACCAACGACGTACTTACATCGTACCTTAAATACGGTGTAGGATTCTTATATACATAGAAAATAATTACAGATGAAAATGCGTGAACTTTATCCACTTATACAACCTTATCAAGAAGGAAAGTTACAGGTTTCTGAATTACACACGATTCATTTTGAAGAATCAGGTAATCCCCAAGGTAAACCCATTATTTTACTGCATGGCGGACCTGGTGGTGGATGTCCGCCATTTTATCGGCAATATTTTCATCCTGAAAAATGGCGTTTAATTATGTTTGATCAGCGTGGCTGTGGTAAAAGTCAACCCCATGCTGAGTTAAGAGAAAATACCACTTGGGATTTAGTTAATGATATTGAAAAACTGCGATCGCATTTAGGGATAGAAAAGTGGGTGGTTTTTGGTGGTAGTTGGGGTAGCACTTTATCATTAGCCTATAGCCAAACCCATCCAGAGCGTTGTTTAGGGCTAATTTTACGCGGTATATTCTTGCTCAGACAAAAAGAGTTACGTTGGTTTTATCAAGAAGGTACTAGTTATCTTTTTCCTGATGCTTGGGAAGAATATCTCAAGCCAATTCCTGTAGATGAGCGTGATGATTTGCTCACCGCTTATTATAAACGTTTGACTAGTCCAGATTTACAAGTTAGGCAAGAAGCGGCGCGGGCTTGGTCAATTTGGGAAGCTAGCACTAGTAGATTATTTACAGATACCCAGCTAATCCATAATTTTGGTGAGGATGAATTTGCTGATGCCTTTGCTCGCATTGAGTGTCATTATTTTATTAATAAAGGTTTTTTAGAAACCGATGATCAATTATTATTAAATGTTGGACGGATTCGACATATTCCGGCTGTGATTGTGCAAGGACGTTATGATGTAGTTTGCCCGATGATATCAGCTTGGGAATTACATCGTGCTTGGCCAGAAGCAGAATTTATTGTTGTTCCTGATGCTGGACATTCGATGAGTGAAGTGGGGATTCGTAGTGCTTTGATTGCGGCGACAGATGAATTTTGATGTATTTTATACTTGATGGCAAAAAGAAAATTGTCTTCTCAAAAGAGACGCACTCAAATCAAGTAGGCTTTTCACATCAGAATATAGCGTTTCCTAATCACATGAGGTATATCATAGCCCCCTCCTTGCTTGCTCTTAGGGGGTTGGGGGTAGGTTCTTGTACCTCACTAAAGTGAGAACCGCTATAAGTGTCTAAAAACACATTGTAAATTTACGGTTAAGCAATTAAGCTGTTATGTGAAGGTTGTTTGAGTTTTTACTTAAAAAACTTAAATTTCCTTGTGTTTTTTTGAGAATTTTGAAAGAGTAAAGGTGATCAATCTTACGAATAAGGTTGTTCTCTAGATTCAGATATTGACTGAGTTTATCAACTTTGGAGTCATAACCATGAAAAATATTTTCACCAAAATTGTGGCGATCGCCGCAACCAGTGCAGCTACTGTTACACTTGCTTCTGGTGTAAACAATCCGGCTCAAGCGGTTGATTTCAACTTTAACTGGCAAGGTAATGCTGGCTATTCTGCAATAGGTTCATTCAGTTATGATGAGACTACAGCACCAACAATTATTTCTGAAAGTGGTGCTGGCCCGACTAATTTTTTACAATCGCTGAATGTCTCTTTCTTCGATCCATCTAATAATATTTTGGGGACTTATAACACGGTTAGTGCTGGAGTATCACAATCTAATTTCTTTACTTTCAACTTTGATACTTCTACTCAGTCATTGTTTGGCCCCTTTAACATAGGCGGTGGAACTGGTGTAATTGGAGAATATTTCTTTTCGGGAACGGTTGGTGATTCTTTAAGATTGCGTATGGATGTTGATCAACTAGGAACATCAATATTAATAGATGAAAATTCTGGTTCAATTCAAGTATCCTCAGCTTCAGTTCCTGAACCTACTGCTATTTTGGGTTTACTAGCACTTAGTGTGTTAGGTATAGGTTCAAATTTAAAGAAAAAAAATCAACTATCTTGTTAGAAGTTGCTGTTGTTTAATTAAGTTTTGTTATTCTTTTAAAAGAGAATACATCATCTATTAAAAGTGTGTTACTGCTAAGATTATAAGCAAACATCTTCCAGGTATTAGCTTAGTTTAATCATATTATGATAGCTACACCTTAAAGAAGTTTGCTAGACAAAATTTCAGTCACACACTTTTTTTTGTCAGCCATATCATAAAATCAATCTTATTATCAGCTATTGTGAAATTCCCGGTTTGATTGGAAGGGTCAACGATTTCCCATTCTTCAGTTACGGTTGCATCAGTTCTGTTATGTGCAGTTTATGAAATTTATTGGGATTGATTTTGGTTGGAAGTCTCAACCGAGTGGTTTATGTTGTCTGCAATTAATTGAGGGCAAATTAGAGATAGTTGACTTAGAACGGAAAGATGCGATCGCACACATCTTAACTTGGATAGATACCTGGGTAGAACCAAACCAACCAGCACTCATCGCCGTAGATGCGCCTACTCTCATTCCTAACCCTACAGGTAGCCGCCTTCCTGATAAACTAACTCACAAATATTTCGGTAAATATCACGCCGGCTGTTACCCTGCCAACCAAAATCTTCCCTTTGCAGAACGCACGATTAATTTTGGCTTAGAATTAGAATCCCGTGGCTTTGCCCATGCACCGGAAATTACACCACAAACGCCGGGTAGATATCAGATAGAAGTATTTCCCCATCCCGCCATAGTCAATTTATTCGGCTTAGAACGGATTCTTAAATATAAAAAAGGGCGTATCAGTGAACGCCGCTTAGAATTAATTAAACTTTATCAATATATTGTCGAGATTCTGCCCAAGTTTGAACCATTTTTGTGTCTTGGTGATTTGCTGACTGATGAAATTCCCTACACAGGAGCAGAACTCAAAGCCACAGAAGATAAACTAGATAGCCTGATTTGTGCTTATGTGGCTGCTTACTGGTGGTATTGGGGTGAACAACGTAACTTGGTGTTAGGCGATCGCACCACAGGTTACATTGTCATCCCTAAATCAGTGCTGAGTGCTGAGTTATGAGTGCTGAGTTTTGAGTTTTGAGTTATGAGTTTTGAGTTGTAATTCAATACTCAAAACTACCCACACAAGAGTAGAACTCAAACCTACGAAGATAAACTAGATAGCCACTCATTACTCATTACTCATTACTCACTACTCATTACTCACCACTCACTACTCACCACTCAGCACTCAGCACTCAGCACTCACTACTTACTCTTACTCAGCCCAAGCAATCAACCGAGGTTCATAAGCACTAGACAAGTGTGGGTGTTTTGGTAATACCCGCAAGGACAAGCCTTGTAAACCAGAGTTGGTGTAAATGATATCAGCAGTGTAAACGCTTAATCCTTGAGTATCTTGTCCTTGGTAATCCATGACTACAGGGACAGCGTTGACAATATCACCGTTGGCATCAATTGAACCTTGATATAGTTCTACTTGCAGATCGTCATTTGTTAAAGTTGCCAAGTCAACCTTAGCTTTTACACCAACGATTTGATTAACTTCAATGTCTGCTGCGACAGATACGTCAATATCTTTGATTCTGATATTAAACCAGTGTTCGCCGAGTTTATCTTTCCAATCTGCTAGTTCTTTAGCTGGAACATAGTTGTCAGAGCTTAAGGTATGGTAGCGATCGCTAGCTGAGAAGTAAGACCTTTGTGCATATTCTCGCACCATCCGCGCTGTATTGAAGAAAGGACAGTTCAACCGAATTGCATCTTTCATTTTGGCAACCCAAGGACGGGGTAAGCCATCAACATCCCGGTGGTCATAGAATAGGGGGACTACTTCTTTTTCCAATAAATCATAGAGAGCGTTGGCTTCTACTTCATCTTGGTAGTTGGGATCTTCGTAGTTTTCGCCGTGGCCAATTGCCCAACCTGTGCGGACGTAATCGGCTTCATCCCACCAACCATCTAGGACACTAAGATTAGGCAATCCATTCATGGCTGCTTTCATCCCGCTAGTACCGGAAGCTTCACGGGGACGACGGGGTGTATTTAACCAGATATCACAACCGGCAACCATCAACCGAGCAATGTGAATATCATAGTTGGGAACAAACACGATATGTTTTTCTAAGTGTTGTTCTGTGATGAAATGGTTGATTTCGCGGATGAGTTCTTTACCGGGAATATCTTTCGGGTGTGCCTTCCCAGCAATGACGAATTGCACTTTCCGCCCTTTATTGCCTAATAAGATCCGCTTAATGCGTTCAATGTCACGCATCCACAGAGTAGCACGTTTGTAGGTGGCAAACCGCCTAGCAAAACCGATGGTTAAAACATTGGGATCAAGGACTTCTTGGGCTTGGGCAATTTCTGAGGAGGATGCACCGCGATCATGTAAATGCTTGACTAAATGATCCCGTACATACAGAATCATATCCAAACGGCAACGCTCGTGATTGCGCCACAACTCTTCATCAGGAATAGCATCCATGCGTTCCCACAGGGGGCTATCAGGTGCGGCTGATGACCAATTTGGCCCTAAATAGCGATCGTATAACTCCTGAGTGGGTTTGGCGACACAACTACGAGCATGGACACCATTGGTAATGGCTGTAATTGGTACTTCTTCTACAGGAACTTTTTTCCATAACCCTTGGAACATTTGGCGCGACACTACACCATGTAGTTGGGCAACACCATTAGAACAGGTTGCCATCTTCAAGGCTAGCACTGCCATACTGAAGGGTGCGGATAAATCACCTGTATTCTCCCGTCCCAGTCCTAAAAATTGCTCTTTGGGTAAGTCAAAAATATCTGCGTAGTAACCCAAGTAGTGAATAATTTTGTCGGGAGGGAACAAGTCAATCCCCGCCGGGACTGGTGTATGGGTGGTAAAGATATTGCTAGACATCACCACTTGTTTAGCTTGCGCGTAGCTTAATCCCTGCTCTTGAATCAAGATGCGGATGCGCTCTAGGGCTGAGAAGGCGGCGTGACCTTCATTCATGTGGTAGGCGGTCACGTCATAACCCAAAGCTTTTAATAGCTGTACACCACCGATACCCAGCATGATTTCCTGGTGGATACGCATATCGATGTCGCCACCATAGAGCTGATCTGTGATGTCGTGGTCGTAGGGGTTGTTTGGTTCAATGTTGGTATCCAGCATATACAGGGGGACTGTTCCTACCTGTACCCGCCAAACCCTAGCGTACACCTTGCGCCCTGGATAATCTACGGCAATCCGCAGTTCAGAACCGTCAGCATTGCGTTCTAGGTGCAAGGGCATATTGTAGAAATCGTTAATAGGATAACGTTCCTGCTGCCAGCCATCGACATTGAGATACTGAGCAAAGTAGCCTTGCTGGTAGAGTAAACCCACGCCTACCAGAGGTAAACCCAAGTCACTGGCAGATTTGAGGTGATCCCCTGCCAGTACACCCAAGCCTCCAGAGTAGATAGGTAGACAATCTACCAGTCCAAATTCAGCCGAAAAATAGGCGTAGCATTCCTTTGGTTTCTGACTGCGTTGTTTCTGATACCAAGTGTGTTCTTGCAAATAGTCTTCTAATTGACGAGCGGCACGATCCATTTGCGCCAGGAAGCCTTCATCTTCGACTACTTCCACAAGCCGCGCTTGGCTGATCGTACCTAGCATTAATACTGGGTTGTGATGGCTAGATTCCCATAAATCGGGGTCTAAACGGCGAAATAAATCTTTAGTCTCAACATTCCAATCCCAGTGTAAGTTGTGTGCCAACTTCCGCATTGGTTCGAGTCGTGACGGTAGAGATGGAGAAACGTTGAATGTGCGAATCGGCTGCATAGGTTAGCAAAGTTCCTAGTTTTAGCTATGGATATTGTTGACTGTCTTTACCCAATGTTGCCAATTCTTTATACTATGTTTGTAAAAATGCCATGACTTTGTTAAGCATCGAAATTT from Nostoc sp. UHCC 0870 includes these protein-coding regions:
- a CDS encoding CAP domain-containing protein, with product MIRTNRNNFVLATVVAIGGAIACIPSLAIAISTPAPTHTPKSLPRSVSSRQLAQSTINTASVEAAVFQQINEFRTSQGLPALTRNSAMDNQARIHSQNMAKGSIPFGHYGFSSRIQASGISYQGAAENVAKNRGYSDPATQGVQGWLRSSGHLNNIRGNYNLTGIGVAVNSKGEVYLTQIFARTSSQTSTPNPSQGSGNTINTTSVETAVFQQINKFRTSQGLPALTRNSAIDDQARIHSQNMAKGSIPFGHYGFSSRIQASGISYQGAAENVAKNRGYSDPASQAVQGWLRSSGHLNNIRGKYNLTGIGVAVNSKGEVYLTQIFLYKK
- the pip gene encoding prolyl aminopeptidase → MRELYPLIQPYQEGKLQVSELHTIHFEESGNPQGKPIILLHGGPGGGCPPFYRQYFHPEKWRLIMFDQRGCGKSQPHAELRENTTWDLVNDIEKLRSHLGIEKWVVFGGSWGSTLSLAYSQTHPERCLGLILRGIFLLRQKELRWFYQEGTSYLFPDAWEEYLKPIPVDERDDLLTAYYKRLTSPDLQVRQEAARAWSIWEASTSRLFTDTQLIHNFGEDEFADAFARIECHYFINKGFLETDDQLLLNVGRIRHIPAVIVQGRYDVVCPMISAWELHRAWPEAEFIVVPDAGHSMSEVGIRSALIAATDEF
- a CDS encoding PEP-CTERM sorting domain-containing protein (PEP-CTERM proteins occur, often in large numbers, in the proteomes of bacteria that also encode an exosortase, a predicted intramembrane cysteine proteinase. The presence of a PEP-CTERM domain at a protein's C-terminus predicts cleavage within the sorting domain, followed by covalent anchoring to some some component of the (usually Gram-negative) cell surface. Many PEP-CTERM proteins exhibit an unusual sequence composition that includes large numbers of potential glycosylation sites. Expression of one such protein has been shown restore the ability of a bacterium to form floc, a type of biofilm.) translates to MKNIFTKIVAIAATSAATVTLASGVNNPAQAVDFNFNWQGNAGYSAIGSFSYDETTAPTIISESGAGPTNFLQSLNVSFFDPSNNILGTYNTVSAGVSQSNFFTFNFDTSTQSLFGPFNIGGGTGVIGEYFFSGTVGDSLRLRMDVDQLGTSILIDENSGSIQVSSASVPEPTAILGLLALSVLGIGSNLKKKNQLSC
- a CDS encoding DUF429 domain-containing protein; its protein translation is MKFIGIDFGWKSQPSGLCCLQLIEGKLEIVDLERKDAIAHILTWIDTWVEPNQPALIAVDAPTLIPNPTGSRLPDKLTHKYFGKYHAGCYPANQNLPFAERTINFGLELESRGFAHAPEITPQTPGRYQIEVFPHPAIVNLFGLERILKYKKGRISERRLELIKLYQYIVEILPKFEPFLCLGDLLTDEIPYTGAELKATEDKLDSLICAYVAAYWWYWGEQRNLVLGDRTTGYIVIPKSVLSAEL
- the glgP gene encoding alpha-glucan family phosphorylase, which codes for MQPIRTFNVSPSLPSRLEPMRKLAHNLHWDWNVETKDLFRRLDPDLWESSHHNPVLMLGTISQARLVEVVEDEGFLAQMDRAARQLEDYLQEHTWYQKQRSQKPKECYAYFSAEFGLVDCLPIYSGGLGVLAGDHLKSASDLGLPLVGVGLLYQQGYFAQYLNVDGWQQERYPINDFYNMPLHLERNADGSELRIAVDYPGRKVYARVWRVQVGTVPLYMLDTNIEPNNPYDHDITDQLYGGDIDMRIHQEIMLGIGGVQLLKALGYDVTAYHMNEGHAAFSALERIRILIQEQGLSYAQAKQVVMSSNIFTTHTPVPAGIDLFPPDKIIHYLGYYADIFDLPKEQFLGLGRENTGDLSAPFSMAVLALKMATCSNGVAQLHGVVSRQMFQGLWKKVPVEEVPITAITNGVHARSCVAKPTQELYDRYLGPNWSSAAPDSPLWERMDAIPDEELWRNHERCRLDMILYVRDHLVKHLHDRGASSSEIAQAQEVLDPNVLTIGFARRFATYKRATLWMRDIERIKRILLGNKGRKVQFVIAGKAHPKDIPGKELIREINHFITEQHLEKHIVFVPNYDIHIARLMVAGCDIWLNTPRRPREASGTSGMKAAMNGLPNLSVLDGWWDEADYVRTGWAIGHGENYEDPNYQDEVEANALYDLLEKEVVPLFYDHRDVDGLPRPWVAKMKDAIRLNCPFFNTARMVREYAQRSYFSASDRYHTLSSDNYVPAKELADWKDKLGEHWFNIRIKDIDVSVAADIEVNQIVGVKAKVDLATLTNDDLQVELYQGSIDANGDIVNAVPVVMDYQGQDTQGLSVYTADIIYTNSGLQGLSLRVLPKHPHLSSAYEPRLIAWAE